A section of the Drosophila subobscura isolate 14011-0131.10 chromosome A, UCBerk_Dsub_1.0, whole genome shotgun sequence genome encodes:
- the LOC117894717 gene encoding uncharacterized protein LOC117894717, with protein sequence MNPDKKPVPDNGQDEPEEQQRQGSTAAEVSTPAPLEDLAVLAPIERNYFMRISRQEQATSVRQPANWRARPQQAAKRSGKARGSAVQMGAAAATSGAFTSSAAPTSSASTTEGAAGTTTTEGAAPSNGFATTPLNAADHEEIPLDGYGSSDDDDFSDFCEYDTMFQEQPNYALVQTWSSYVKRRCAAAGGQRAPLEMGQPAATSGCHMPPTDNWRARSATASTEAASTSSWRRNLDYTHQRRRSRSGHHNPDASGSQEELLRPERQPARRPHHNTRGHHGRQRNQWTNSAYHHPPTLNGAGSPHPEHPGFTNGWIGAPGARAYRQEGFRGFSMIGGFQRTRSFGPSNNRRPPPSADANPGRRGSM encoded by the exons ATGAATCCCGACAAGAAGCCAGTGCCAGACAACGGGCAGGACGAgcccgaggagcagcagcggcagggctCCACGGCAGCGGAAG TGAGCACTCCTGCACCGCTGGAGGACTTGGCAGTGCTGGCACCCATCGAGCGGAACTACTTTATGCGCATCAGTCGCCAGGAGCAGGCCACAAGCGTCAGGCAGCCAGCGAATTGGCGGGCAAGGCCGCAACAGGCCGCAAAGAGGAGCGGCAAGGCACGTGGAAGTGCAGTCCAaatgggagctgctgctgcaacatctGGAGCTTTCACATCTTCCGCTGCTCCAACATCTTCCGCATCCACAACTGAAGGAGCTGCGGGTACTACCACAACTGAAGGAGCTGCCCCTTCAAATGGCTTTGCCACAACTCCCCTGAACGCAGCTGACCATGAGGAGATTCCTCTCGATGGCTATGGCTCGTCGGACGACGATGATTTCTCCGACTTTTGCGAGTACGACACCATGTTCCAGGAGCAGCCGAACTATGCTTTGGTTCAGACCTGGTCCTCCTATGTAAAGCGTCGTTGTGCGGCCGCCGGCGGACAGCGGGCGCCACTGGAGATGGGGCAACCGGCAGCCACCTCGGGGTGCCACATGCCACCGACTGACAACTGGCGCGCTCGCTCGGCCACAGCTTCAACTGAAGCGGCCTCAACCAGCAGCTGGCGCCGCAACTTGGACTACACCCATCAACGCCGAAGGTCAAGGTCGGGCCACCACAATCCAGatgccagtggcagccaggaggagctgctgcgacCCGAGAGACAGCCGGCACGACGACCCCACCACAACACTCGCGGCCACCATGGCCGTCAGCGCAACCAGTGGACTAATTCTGCCTACCACCATCCCCCGACCCTCAACGGTGCAGGCAGCCCCCACCCCGAGCATCCGGGCTTCACAAATGGTTGGATTGGCGCGCCCGGAGCTCGTGCATATCGGCAGGAGGGCTTCCGGGGATTCAGCATGATCGGTGGATTCCAGCGGACTCGCAGCTTCGGCCCGTCCAACAATCGCCGACCGCCGCCCAGTGCCGACGCCAACCCAGGACGACGCGGCTCCATGTAG
- the LOC117897486 gene encoding S-phase kinase-associated protein 1-like, whose translation MTRPRVEAERTLRLVSLEGETFDTDLLAATTSGYIKECLQENGDMPEEEQAEQQTAVISLPFVRSPILSKILTWAQHHKAEPEAALQQELSAWDAEFLNIDGTTLLELAMMAYFLDIKGLLELTAAAVAKGIMMEH comes from the coding sequence ATGACAAGGCCGCGTGTGGAAGCGGAGCGAACTCTTCGCTTGGTGTCCCTTGAGGGGGAGACCTTCGACACGGATCTCCTCGCTGCCACGACTTCGGGCTACATCAAAGAGTGTCTGCAGGAGAATGGCGACAtgccggaggaggagcaggcggagcagcagaCAGCTGTAATTTCGTTGCCCTTTGTGCGGTCTCCCATTTTGAGCAAAATACTGACCTGGGCCCAGCACCACAAGGCGGAGCCAGAGGCGGCTCTGCAGCAGGAATTGTCGGCATGGGATGCCGAGTTTCTCAATATTGACGGGACGACACTCTTGGAGCTGGCGATGATGGCCTACTTTCTGGACATCAAGGGACTGCTGGAGCTGACTGCCGCGGCCGTGGCCAAAGGAATTATGATGGAACATTAA
- the LOC117894927 gene encoding uncharacterized protein LOC117894927 — MSNTMNQPVGNSIDKRLNNRVGPSTETRDNERPMALPKSLANCPEIAKLSIKPEPIAEGHGAAAHVTYTRGQILTIGLLLADKLADPKTENQVWPAAKEVKTRLRSVGIYKNRLVAPSTAFAAKCAGDPGAHGCCNWRLRGDARFPN, encoded by the coding sequence ATGTCCAACACGATGAATCAGCCAGTGGGCAACAGCATTGACAAGAGACTGAACAACCGTGTGGGTCCGAGCACTGAAACTCGCGACAACGAACGCCCAATGGCCTTGCCCAAGTCCCTGGCCAATTGCCCTGAGATCGCCAAGCTTTCGATCAAGCCGGAACCAATTGCCGAAGGACACGGCGCTGCTGCACACGTCACTTACACTCGCGGTCAGATCTTGACCATTGGTCTGCTACTGGCCGATAAATTGGCCGACCCAAAGACAGAGAACCAGGTCTGGCCAGCGGCCAAGGAGGTAAAGACGCGCCTTCGCTCTGTTGGCATCTACAAGAACCGCCTGGTGGCGCCCTCAACAGCTTTTGCCGCCAAATGCGCTGGAGATCCAGGCGCCCATGGTTGCTGCAACTGGCGGCTGCGAGGCGATGCTCGTTTCCCCAATTAA